From [Clostridium] symbiosum, a single genomic window includes:
- a CDS encoding V-type ATPase subunit: MSDTKYAYAVARIRAMELSLFSASTLDQLMALKTYESCLQFLVERGWGDQDTSQDAEAILAKEREKTWNVVRELLKKEDAGILNVLSYENLFHNLKAAIKETVTSDHHGNIYFDNCAVNGREMARIVAERDWQALPANMRPAAEEAYETFLHTRDGQLCDIIVDRAALEAIYAEGEKSKDPVIRAYAESTVAVADIKIAVRSQKTAKSLEFIKRAMAPCASLSVTRLSSAALSGMDAICEYLEGTAYAGGAEALRESPSAFERWCDNQLMEAIKPQKYNSFSAGPLVAYVLARENEIKTVRIILTARLNELPEEQIRERIREMYV; the protein is encoded by the coding sequence ATGTCTGATACAAAATATGCCTATGCGGTTGCACGAATCCGTGCGATGGAACTGTCGCTTTTTTCCGCCTCCACGCTGGATCAGCTGATGGCCCTGAAAACGTATGAGAGCTGCCTGCAGTTTCTTGTAGAAAGGGGCTGGGGCGATCAGGATACGTCCCAGGACGCGGAAGCGATCCTGGCAAAGGAGAGGGAAAAAACGTGGAATGTGGTCAGAGAGCTTCTGAAGAAGGAGGACGCGGGCATTTTAAATGTCCTGTCCTACGAGAATCTCTTCCACAATCTCAAGGCGGCAATCAAGGAAACGGTCACTTCGGATCACCATGGGAACATCTATTTTGACAACTGTGCCGTGAACGGCAGGGAGATGGCCCGCATCGTGGCGGAACGTGACTGGCAGGCGCTTCCGGCCAATATGAGGCCGGCGGCGGAGGAAGCCTATGAGACATTCCTGCACACGAGGGACGGACAGCTCTGCGATATCATCGTAGACAGGGCGGCTCTGGAAGCAATCTATGCGGAGGGGGAGAAATCTAAGGACCCGGTCATCAGGGCCTATGCCGAATCCACCGTAGCGGTTGCCGACATCAAGATCGCCGTCCGCTCACAGAAAACCGCAAAATCACTTGAATTTATAAAACGGGCAATGGCTCCCTGTGCCAGCCTGAGCGTTACCCGCCTCAGTTCGGCGGCGCTCTCCGGCATGGACGCCATCTGCGAATATCTGGAAGGTACTGCATATGCAGGCGGCGCCGAGGCGCTGCGTGAATCGCCGTCGGCTTTCGAGCGCTGGTGTGACAACCAGCTCATGGAGGCGATCAAACCGCAAAAGTATAATTCATTTTCAGCAGGACCTCTGGTAGCCTACGTGCTGGCCAGGGAGAATGAGATAAAGACAGTCAGGATTATTCTGACGGCCAGGCTGAATGAGCTTCCTGAGGAGCAGATCCGGGAAAGGATAAGGGAAATGTATGTATAA
- a CDS encoding V-type ATP synthase subunit K, translating into MSGIVFALLGVAVAVGLAGMGSAWGVGIAGQAAAGVVTEDPGKFAKVLVLQLLPGTQGIYGLLVGFITLSKIGLLGGGVNMDMAMTEGLLYFAACIPIGIVGLISARYQGETAAASIGIVAKKPEQFGKAMLFPAMVETYAILALLISILAVSAL; encoded by the coding sequence ATGAGCGGTATTGTTTTTGCATTATTAGGTGTAGCAGTAGCAGTTGGCCTGGCAGGCATGGGTTCTGCCTGGGGCGTAGGCATTGCAGGCCAGGCGGCCGCAGGCGTTGTAACAGAAGATCCGGGTAAATTTGCGAAGGTTCTTGTACTTCAGCTGCTTCCGGGTACTCAGGGTATCTACGGTCTGCTGGTTGGTTTCATCACATTATCCAAAATCGGCCTCTTAGGCGGCGGTGTTAACATGGATATGGCAATGACGGAAGGTCTTCTTTACTTTGCAGCCTGCATCCCGATCGGTATTGTAGGACTTATCTCTGCAAGATATCAGGGTGAAACAGCCGCTGCATCCATTGGCATCGTGGCTAAAAAACCGGAGCAGTTCGGTAAAGCCATGCTGTTCCCGGCCATGGTTGAGACATATGCAATTCTGGCGCTGTTAATCTCCATCCTGGCAGTAAGTGCCCTGTAA
- a CDS encoding V-type ATP synthase subunit E codes for MTGLDKIISQILEDAGKEAQEISEKAKSEVQYILEDAEEGCKRIAAENDVKLAEEATSYMERIKSSAELKKRQSVLLAKQQVITEMLNQAYETLLGKEGEEYFTLIEKMLNKFVLPKEGEIYFSKKDLDRMPQGFEAVIEKAASSKGGSLVLVKEPKNIDGGFILVYGGVEENCSFKALLAARRDELSDKVHAMLFS; via the coding sequence ATGACCGGATTAGACAAAATTATAAGTCAAATCCTTGAAGATGCAGGCAAAGAAGCGCAGGAAATTTCCGAGAAGGCAAAAAGCGAGGTTCAGTATATTCTGGAGGATGCCGAAGAGGGCTGCAAAAGAATCGCGGCGGAGAACGATGTAAAGCTGGCCGAGGAGGCTACAAGCTATATGGAGCGAATTAAATCTTCCGCAGAACTGAAAAAACGCCAGTCCGTGCTGCTCGCAAAACAGCAGGTTATCACGGAGATGCTGAATCAGGCATATGAAACGCTGCTTGGAAAAGAGGGCGAAGAATATTTTACTCTGATTGAGAAAATGCTTAATAAATTTGTCCTGCCCAAAGAGGGTGAGATTTATTTTTCAAAGAAAGACCTGGACAGAATGCCGCAGGGATTTGAAGCTGTAATTGAAAAAGCGGCTTCTTCAAAAGGCGGGAGCCTGGTTCTTGTAAAGGAGCCGAAAAACATAGACGGAGGTTTTATTCTGGTCTATGGAGGTGTTGAGGAGAACTGTTCATTTAAAGCGCTGCTCGCGGCGAGGAGAGATGAACTTTCCGATAAGGTACATGCAATGTTATTTTCATAA
- a CDS encoding V-type ATP synthase subunit B, giving the protein MPKEYRTIQEVAGPLMLVRGVENVTYDELGEIELASGETRRCKVLEINGSDALVQLFENSTGINLSNSKVRFLGRTMELGVSEDMLGRVFDGLGRPIDGGPDILPEERRDINGLPMNPAARSYPEEFIQTGISAIDGLNTLVRGQKLPIFSASGLPHANLAAQIARQARVRGTDEQFAVVFAAMGITFEESNFFIESFKETGAIDRTVLFVNLANDPAVERIATPRMALTAAEYLAFEKDMHVLVILTDITNYADALREVSAARKEVPGRRGYPGYMYTDLASLYERAGRQKGKSGSITMIPILSMPEDDKTHPIPDLTGYITEGQIILSRELYRKGITPPIDVLPSLSRLKDKGIGEGKTRADHSNTMNQLFAAYARGKEAKELMVILGEAALSDIDLIYAKFADAFEKEYVSQGYTANRDIEETLKIGWKLLSILPRAELKRIDDKFLDLYYGKD; this is encoded by the coding sequence ATGCCAAAAGAGTATAGAACCATACAGGAAGTAGCCGGTCCTCTGATGCTGGTGCGCGGCGTTGAGAATGTTACTTATGATGAACTGGGAGAGATTGAGCTGGCAAGCGGCGAGACAAGGCGCTGCAAGGTGCTGGAGATCAACGGAAGCGACGCTCTTGTACAGTTATTCGAGAACTCAACCGGTATTAACCTTTCCAACAGCAAGGTGCGGTTCCTTGGAAGAACGATGGAGCTGGGCGTATCGGAAGATATGCTGGGCCGTGTATTCGACGGCCTGGGCCGTCCGATCGACGGAGGCCCCGATATCCTGCCGGAGGAGAGAAGAGACATTAACGGACTGCCGATGAACCCGGCGGCCAGAAGCTACCCGGAAGAGTTTATCCAGACCGGTATCTCGGCTATTGATGGACTGAATACCCTGGTCCGCGGCCAGAAACTGCCTATTTTCTCGGCATCCGGCCTTCCTCATGCCAATCTGGCGGCTCAGATCGCAAGGCAGGCAAGAGTGCGCGGAACTGATGAGCAGTTCGCCGTAGTGTTCGCCGCTATGGGTATCACCTTCGAGGAATCCAACTTCTTTATTGAGAGCTTTAAAGAGACAGGCGCGATTGACAGGACTGTACTTTTCGTCAACCTGGCAAACGACCCGGCCGTAGAGCGTATCGCAACACCGCGAATGGCCCTGACTGCAGCCGAGTACCTGGCATTTGAAAAAGATATGCATGTACTTGTAATCCTGACCGATATCACAAACTACGCAGACGCCCTGCGTGAGGTTTCCGCAGCCCGTAAAGAGGTTCCGGGACGCCGTGGCTATCCGGGCTACATGTACACCGACCTTGCTTCCCTCTACGAGAGAGCAGGACGTCAGAAGGGCAAATCGGGTTCCATCACGATGATTCCGATCCTGAGCATGCCTGAGGATGATAAGACTCACCCGATCCCCGACCTTACCGGATATATTACCGAGGGCCAGATCATTCTGAGCCGTGAACTTTACAGAAAAGGTATTACACCTCCAATCGATGTACTGCCGTCCCTGTCACGATTAAAAGATAAAGGTATCGGCGAGGGTAAGACGAGAGCCGACCATTCCAACACGATGAACCAGTTGTTTGCCGCTTATGCCCGAGGCAAAGAGGCAAAAGAGCTGATGGTAATCCTGGGCGAGGCTGCGCTTTCCGATATCGACCTGATTTACGCCAAATTTGCGGACGCCTTTGAGAAAGAATACGTTTCCCAGGGCTACACGGCAAACCGCGATATTGAAGAGACACTGAAGATTGGCTGGAAACTCCTTTCCATTCTTCCGAGGGCGGAGCTGAAACGTATCGATGACAAATTCCTGGATCTCTACTATGGGAAAGACTAA
- a CDS encoding V-type ATP synthase subunit D, translating to MASTQVNPTRMELTRLKKKLVTATRGHKLLKDKRDELMRQFLDLARENMALRLKVEDGIRSANKNFVIAKAGMSEQALNAALIAPKQEVYLETGKKNVMSVDIPEFEYKTRTADENDIYSYGFAFTSGDLDGAVKSLADILPDMLKLSETEKACQLMAAEIEKTRRRVNALEHVIIPETKKNIKYITMKLDENERSTQIRLMKVKDMMLEEAHHYKEKQAAAAE from the coding sequence GTGGCATCTACACAGGTGAACCCAACCAGGATGGAGCTTACAAGGCTCAAGAAAAAACTGGTGACAGCCACGAGAGGCCATAAGCTTCTGAAGGATAAACGAGATGAGCTGATGCGGCAGTTTCTGGATCTGGCAAGGGAGAACATGGCCCTGCGCCTCAAGGTGGAAGATGGGATCAGAAGCGCCAACAAGAATTTCGTCATTGCAAAGGCGGGAATGTCTGAGCAGGCGCTGAATGCCGCCCTGATTGCGCCTAAGCAGGAGGTATATCTGGAGACCGGAAAGAAGAACGTCATGAGCGTCGATATCCCGGAGTTTGAATATAAGACGAGAACGGCAGATGAGAATGATATTTATTCTTACGGATTTGCCTTTACTTCGGGCGACCTGGACGGCGCCGTCAAATCCCTGGCGGATATCCTGCCGGATATGCTGAAGCTGTCCGAGACCGAGAAGGCCTGCCAGCTCATGGCCGCCGAGATCGAGAAAACCAGAAGGCGTGTAAACGCCCTGGAACATGTCATCATCCCGGAGACAAAGAAGAACATCAAGTATATTACGATGAAGCTGGATGAGAACGAGAGAAGTACCCAGATCCGTCTGATGAAGGTGAAGGATATGATGCTTGAAGAGGCTCATCATTACAAGGAAAAGCAGGCAGCTGCAGCAGAGTAG
- a CDS encoding SLC13 family permease: protein MTSSTIAIIITIITMILFFINKLPMSVVACISTLAMGILIPEMKLSQIYSGFGGSSIVMVAGMCIVGDALFQTGIAQRIGAKIASTPIAKNERVFIVAIVIICTIMSAFLSNSGCIAMWMPIIASIAAGSQGKIRSKMVIFPAGIACIIGGACTLVGSVSQVTANSILMGYAGYEEGLGVFDMSRIMVPAAILQVVFWATVGYSLLKWALKPGSPDFDKNNSFANPSNAAAQTMADIPRWKGTLSVVVLIGCIVLFILCGFVPFKNYFNIANIALLGATILFATGCVPVKSTLAELPWDVLICIGAITGLGTGLDASGGGAIIANFVLNMFGGESASVIVLTVVITVLTSVLTLFMQNGSVAAMLTPICISMALALGISPVPWVIVIAIGTNLAIATPIGTAVNMQILPAGYTFKDFVKIGGPLFVLLVAAVSVLSCAMLF, encoded by the coding sequence ATGACTTCAAGTACAATAGCCATTATTATTACTATAATTACAATGATTCTTTTCTTTATCAATAAACTTCCAATGAGTGTGGTAGCCTGTATCAGCACCCTTGCAATGGGTATCCTGATTCCGGAGATGAAACTTTCACAAATCTATTCGGGATTTGGCGGAAGTTCAATTGTGATGGTGGCAGGAATGTGTATTGTCGGCGATGCATTATTTCAGACGGGAATTGCGCAGAGAATAGGAGCAAAAATTGCATCGACTCCCATTGCGAAAAATGAGAGAGTATTTATTGTTGCTATCGTTATAATCTGCACGATAATGAGTGCGTTCTTATCCAACTCAGGCTGTATCGCTATGTGGATGCCGATTATTGCATCCATTGCAGCAGGTTCTCAAGGGAAAATCCGCTCTAAGATGGTAATCTTTCCAGCCGGAATAGCCTGTATTATCGGGGGCGCCTGTACCCTGGTGGGTTCGGTTTCACAGGTTACTGCAAATTCCATTTTGATGGGATACGCAGGCTATGAAGAAGGTCTGGGAGTGTTTGATATGAGCCGCATCATGGTTCCGGCGGCGATACTTCAGGTAGTGTTCTGGGCGACCGTCGGTTACTCACTGTTAAAATGGGCATTAAAACCGGGCAGTCCGGATTTCGACAAAAATAATTCTTTTGCAAACCCGTCGAATGCTGCGGCCCAAACGATGGCTGACATTCCGCGATGGAAGGGAACTCTTTCGGTTGTCGTTCTCATCGGATGTATTGTACTTTTTATCCTCTGCGGATTTGTTCCGTTCAAAAATTATTTTAATATTGCAAACATTGCTCTTCTTGGCGCAACCATACTTTTCGCAACCGGCTGTGTCCCTGTAAAATCGACATTGGCCGAGCTGCCCTGGGACGTATTAATCTGTATCGGTGCAATCACAGGCCTTGGCACGGGACTGGATGCCTCCGGCGGCGGTGCGATAATTGCAAACTTTGTATTAAATATGTTTGGCGGAGAAAGCGCATCAGTGATTGTCCTTACCGTTGTCATTACAGTACTGACCAGTGTACTGACGCTTTTTATGCAGAATGGAAGCGTGGCCGCCATGTTGACCCCAATTTGTATATCCATGGCGCTGGCGCTGGGGATTAGTCCCGTTCCCTGGGTAATTGTAATTGCTATCGGAACAAATCTTGCCATTGCCACGCCTATTGGAACAGCTGTAAATATGCAGATTCTGCCTGCGGGATATACATTTAAGGACTTTGTTAAAATTGGCGGGCCTCTGTTTGTCCTGCTGGTGGCAGCCGTATCGGTTTTGAGCTGTGCAATGCTTTTCTAA
- a CDS encoding 3-hydroxyacyl-CoA dehydrogenase family protein, with product MNAEEIRTVAVIGAGAMGQQIAMNTALNGRSRGYRVILCDSFKTAVEKAGKWVEDYLAGRVLKGRLTQEEADRIASNFTVTEDVEGAAAEADIIIEAVIENLEVKRELFGKISRLCKPDAILGTNSSNIVSCKLADVTVNPERLLNIHYFNPALVMQLVELVKGSHTSPETIETAKQFALSTGKAPIVINREIAGFVANRINAAVVHEALSLLEKGVASVEDIDTACEKGLGYPMGPFRLMDLTGIDVNYYVRVDRFAESHDPFDAPNPLVIEKFEKGEYGRKTGRGWYEYPDTSK from the coding sequence ATGAATGCAGAAGAAATAAGAACGGTTGCCGTGATTGGCGCCGGGGCGATGGGGCAGCAGATTGCGATGAATACCGCCCTGAACGGCAGAAGCCGCGGTTACAGGGTTATTCTGTGCGACAGCTTTAAAACGGCGGTGGAGAAAGCAGGAAAGTGGGTGGAGGATTATCTGGCGGGCCGCGTCCTGAAAGGACGCCTGACACAGGAAGAGGCAGACCGGATCGCGTCAAATTTTACGGTTACGGAGGATGTGGAGGGGGCGGCGGCCGAAGCTGATATTATCATTGAGGCGGTTATTGAGAACCTGGAGGTCAAACGGGAGCTGTTTGGGAAAATCAGCAGGCTCTGTAAGCCGGATGCGATTCTGGGCACCAACAGCTCCAATATCGTAAGCTGCAAGCTGGCGGATGTGACGGTGAACCCGGAACGCCTTTTGAATATACATTATTTTAACCCGGCCCTTGTCATGCAGTTGGTGGAACTTGTGAAAGGTTCCCATACATCCCCGGAAACCATAGAGACTGCAAAACAGTTTGCACTGAGCACGGGAAAAGCGCCCATTGTGATTAACAGAGAAATTGCTGGATTTGTAGCAAACCGGATCAATGCCGCCGTGGTGCATGAAGCTTTGTCACTTCTGGAAAAAGGAGTGGCATCGGTGGAGGACATTGACACAGCCTGTGAAAAGGGGCTTGGCTATCCCATGGGCCCGTTCCGTCTGATGGATTTGACGGGAATTGATGTGAATTATTATGTGCGGGTGGATCGCTTTGCGGAGAGCCATGATCCATTTGATGCGCCGAACCCGCTTGTGATTGAGAAATTTGAAAAGGGTGAGTACGGAAGGAAGACCGGCAGGGGCTGGTATGAATATCCGGATACTTCAAAATAA
- a CDS encoding V-type ATP synthase subunit A has protein sequence MSKGTIKKVAGPLVIAQGMRDANMFDVVRVSNQRLIGEIIEMHGDEASVQVYEETSGLGPGEPVESIDVPLSVELGPGLIASIYDGIQRPLDEIMKVTGSNNLKRGVEVPSLNREKKWEFVPTAKAGDEVEAGDIIGTVQESIVVVQKIMVPYGIKGTIKEIKGGEFTVEEVVAVVTTDEGDKELTMMQKWPVRKGRPYLRKLPPETPLVTGQRVVDSFFPIAKGGVAAVPGPFGSGKTVIQHQLAKWAEADIVVYIGCGERGNEMTDVLNEFPELKDPKTGHSLMERTVLIANTSDMPVAAREASIYTGITIAEYFRDMGFSVALMADSTSRWAEALREMSGRLEEMPGEEGYPAYLGSRLAQFYERAGHVVCLGKDGREGALSAIGAVSPPGGDISEPVSQATLRIVKVFWGLDSSLAAKRHFPAINWLTSYSLYVDSMGKWFDEHVDSEWMENRQKMMSLLQEESELDEIVKMVGMDALSPSDRLKMEAARSIREDFLHQNSFHEIDTYTSLRKQFLMMKLVMAFYEESQKALNAGASANGLIKMAVREQIGRFKYTTEDNIETEYKKVLDELAKEIADVLGKEDF, from the coding sequence ATGAGCAAAGGTACGATTAAAAAAGTGGCAGGCCCTCTGGTTATTGCACAGGGGATGAGAGATGCCAATATGTTTGACGTGGTCCGCGTAAGCAACCAGCGTCTGATCGGTGAGATTATTGAGATGCACGGAGATGAGGCCTCCGTTCAGGTATATGAGGAGACATCCGGACTGGGGCCGGGAGAGCCGGTAGAGTCGATCGATGTGCCGCTTTCCGTAGAGCTGGGGCCGGGACTCATTGCCAGTATTTACGACGGTATCCAGAGGCCTCTGGATGAGATCATGAAAGTGACGGGGAGCAATAACCTGAAAAGAGGTGTTGAAGTTCCTTCCCTGAACCGCGAGAAGAAATGGGAGTTTGTTCCCACGGCCAAGGCCGGTGATGAGGTTGAGGCCGGTGATATCATCGGAACCGTGCAGGAAAGTATTGTAGTAGTTCAGAAGATTATGGTACCTTACGGAATTAAGGGCACGATAAAAGAGATTAAGGGCGGTGAGTTCACCGTGGAAGAGGTTGTGGCTGTCGTTACCACGGATGAGGGTGACAAAGAGCTTACCATGATGCAGAAATGGCCGGTCCGCAAGGGACGTCCTTATCTGAGAAAGCTTCCGCCGGAGACTCCGCTTGTGACAGGACAGCGTGTTGTAGACTCTTTCTTCCCAATCGCCAAGGGCGGCGTTGCAGCCGTTCCCGGACCGTTCGGAAGCGGAAAGACCGTTATCCAGCATCAGCTTGCTAAATGGGCCGAGGCGGATATCGTGGTTTATATCGGCTGCGGCGAGCGTGGAAACGAGATGACCGACGTTCTGAATGAGTTCCCGGAACTGAAAGATCCGAAGACCGGCCACTCCCTGATGGAGCGTACTGTTCTGATTGCCAACACTTCCGATATGCCGGTTGCGGCCCGTGAGGCGTCCATCTATACCGGTATTACAATTGCAGAGTACTTCCGTGACATGGGCTTTTCCGTGGCGCTGATGGCAGACTCCACATCCAGATGGGCTGAGGCCCTCCGTGAGATGTCGGGACGTCTGGAGGAGATGCCGGGTGAGGAAGGCTACCCTGCTTATCTGGGAAGCCGTCTGGCCCAGTTCTATGAGCGTGCCGGCCATGTGGTATGTCTCGGCAAGGACGGAAGAGAAGGCGCCCTGTCCGCGATCGGAGCCGTATCCCCGCCAGGCGGTGATATTTCCGAGCCGGTATCCCAGGCGACACTGCGTATTGTAAAGGTATTCTGGGGACTGGATTCTTCCCTGGCTGCAAAACGTCATTTCCCGGCCATCAACTGGCTGACAAGCTATTCACTTTACGTGGACAGCATGGGCAAATGGTTTGACGAGCACGTAGACAGCGAGTGGATGGAAAACCGCCAGAAGATGATGAGCCTGTTACAGGAGGAGTCGGAGCTGGATGAGATCGTTAAGATGGTTGGTATGGATGCACTTTCCCCTTCCGACCGGCTTAAGATGGAGGCGGCCCGTTCTATCCGTGAGGACTTCCTGCACCAGAACTCATTCCATGAGATTGACACCTATACTTCCCTGCGCAAGCAGTTCCTGATGATGAAGCTGGTTATGGCTTTCTATGAGGAATCCCAGAAAGCGTTAAACGCCGGTGCTTCGGCAAACGGACTCATCAAGATGGCCGTCAGGGAGCAGATTGGACGATTTAAATATACGACGGAAGACAATATAGAGACAGAATACAAGAAAGTTTTAGATGAACTGGCAAAAGAAATTGCCGATGTATTAGGAAAGGAGGACTTCTAA
- a CDS encoding V-type ATP synthase subunit I — protein MAVLQMQKFSICALKRDRKEVLELLQAAGVMEITQEAEEDSVFKKMDTASSRQMFDRNAALADQALEILQEYVPEKSSMFSALEGKALTDREKFGKIAENAQTVLEDARQIQALNKQVAEQKAGIVKLETQIESMKPWLGLDIPLSCQETRTASVLVGAVAGGMTLDLLYQAVAERAPGIEAMDIQVVGADKDQTCITAVCLKRDSEQLEEALRSVGFARPSQTVQEIPAQYVTELRAQIEQLNNEIENTVNKLKVYEGSRENLKVLSDYYRIRAQKYEVLGQLVQSEKTFIVTGYVPKRSVEKLEGTLTSRFDLSFESEDIPEDEEAPVLLSNGHFASAAEGITASFGLPAKGEIDPTTIMSACYVFLFGLMLSDAAYGLIVFLACFIALKKFPRMGENLRKSLRLFMYCGLSTLFWGVLFGGYFGDAVNIVSRTFFGHEVSIPALWFVPLNDPMKMLVCSMIFGVIHLFLGLGIKGYMYLKNKDVLGFVCDVVFWYMMLVGLVMMLIPTELFSSIAQIQIVFPPAVSMLAKWMAILGAVGILVMSARTTKNPALRLALGAYDLYNISGWLSDVLSYSRLLALGLATGVIASVVNQMGSMFGSGPIGAILFIAVFLFGHLFNLAINLLGAYVHTCRLQYVEFFGKFYEGGGKEFTPFKQNTKYVDIKEDL, from the coding sequence ATGGCAGTATTGCAGATGCAGAAATTTAGTATCTGTGCACTGAAGAGGGACCGTAAAGAGGTTCTGGAACTTTTGCAGGCTGCCGGCGTGATGGAGATCACTCAGGAAGCAGAAGAAGACAGTGTATTTAAAAAGATGGATACGGCGTCTTCGAGACAGATGTTTGACAGGAATGCCGCCCTTGCGGATCAGGCTCTGGAGATCCTTCAGGAATACGTTCCTGAGAAGAGCTCGATGTTTTCCGCTCTGGAGGGCAAAGCTCTGACAGACCGGGAGAAATTCGGCAAAATTGCTGAGAATGCCCAGACCGTCCTGGAGGACGCAAGGCAGATCCAGGCGCTGAATAAGCAGGTGGCGGAGCAGAAAGCAGGAATTGTCAAACTGGAGACGCAGATAGAGAGCATGAAGCCCTGGCTGGGATTAGACATCCCCTTAAGCTGCCAGGAGACGCGGACTGCTTCGGTTCTGGTCGGAGCGGTTGCGGGCGGAATGACGCTTGACCTGCTCTATCAGGCGGTGGCCGAGAGGGCGCCGGGGATAGAGGCAATGGATATCCAGGTAGTAGGGGCGGATAAGGATCAGACCTGCATCACGGCTGTCTGCCTGAAACGCGACTCGGAACAGCTTGAAGAAGCGCTCAGGTCGGTGGGATTTGCAAGACCGTCCCAGACGGTCCAGGAGATTCCAGCACAGTACGTCACGGAGCTCCGTGCACAGATTGAACAACTGAATAACGAAATTGAAAATACCGTAAATAAACTGAAAGTGTATGAGGGAAGCAGGGAAAACCTGAAGGTTTTATCCGACTATTACAGGATCAGGGCGCAGAAGTACGAAGTGCTTGGACAGCTCGTCCAGTCGGAAAAGACATTTATCGTCACAGGATACGTTCCCAAGAGAAGCGTGGAAAAGCTGGAAGGAACGCTCACATCGCGTTTTGACCTGTCCTTTGAGTCGGAGGATATCCCGGAGGACGAAGAAGCCCCGGTACTTCTGTCCAACGGCCACTTTGCTTCTGCAGCGGAGGGAATCACGGCCTCCTTTGGCCTTCCGGCAAAAGGGGAGATTGACCCGACGACAATCATGTCGGCCTGTTATGTGTTCCTGTTCGGACTGATGCTTTCGGATGCAGCGTACGGCCTGATTGTATTCCTGGCCTGTTTTATCGCACTTAAGAAGTTCCCGAGAATGGGAGAGAACCTGCGAAAGTCACTGCGGCTTTTTATGTACTGCGGCCTTTCCACTCTGTTCTGGGGAGTTTTGTTTGGAGGATATTTTGGAGACGCGGTAAATATTGTCAGCAGAACCTTCTTCGGGCATGAGGTTTCGATCCCGGCGCTCTGGTTCGTACCGCTTAATGATCCGATGAAGATGCTTGTATGTTCCATGATATTCGGCGTCATCCATCTTTTCCTGGGACTTGGAATCAAGGGATATATGTATCTGAAGAACAAGGACGTCCTCGGCTTTGTATGCGACGTCGTATTCTGGTATATGATGCTTGTCGGCCTTGTTATGATGCTGATCCCGACCGAGCTGTTCAGCTCGATCGCACAGATTCAGATCGTATTCCCGCCGGCGGTAAGCATGCTGGCAAAGTGGATGGCTATTCTCGGAGCCGTCGGCATCCTGGTGATGTCGGCCCGGACGACGAAGAATCCGGCGCTCAGACTGGCTCTCGGCGCTTACGATTTGTACAACATATCAGGCTGGCTGTCTGATGTGCTCTCTTATTCAAGACTTTTAGCCCTGGGACTGGCAACCGGCGTTATCGCTTCCGTTGTCAATCAGATGGGCAGCATGTTTGGTTCCGGCCCGATAGGCGCAATCCTGTTTATTGCAGTCTTTTTATTCGGCCATCTGTTCAACCTGGCAATCAACCTGCTGGGTGCATACGTCCACACATGCCGTCTTCAGTATGTGGAGTTTTTCGGTAAATTCTATGAGGGCGGAGGAAAAGAATTCACGCCGTTTAAACAAAATACGAAATATGTAGATATTAAGGAGGATTTATAA
- a CDS encoding V-type ATP synthase subunit F, giving the protein MYKAAVMGDYDSIYGFAALGLDTFSVSGQEDAEKMLHKLAGSEYAVIYITEAVAAGIGRAIAKYKENLLPSIILIPGISGNTGKGVEGVKKSVEQAVGSDILFGGNQ; this is encoded by the coding sequence ATGTATAAAGCAGCAGTGATGGGCGACTACGACAGTATTTACGGCTTTGCGGCGCTCGGACTGGATACATTTTCTGTATCCGGCCAGGAGGATGCTGAAAAAATGCTTCACAAGCTTGCCGGCAGTGAATATGCAGTCATCTATATAACGGAAGCCGTGGCGGCCGGAATTGGCCGCGCCATAGCGAAATATAAAGAAAACCTGCTTCCTTCCATCATCCTGATACCGGGAATTTCCGGTAATACGGGAAAGGGCGTGGAAGGCGTTAAGAAATCAGTGGAGCAGGCGGTCGGTTCTGATATCCTTTTCGGAGGAAACCAGTAG